From the Papaver somniferum cultivar HN1 chromosome 2, ASM357369v1, whole genome shotgun sequence genome, the window GTAGCGGATGTTTTTTATGTTTATCTGTTGTATACTTATACTGCAGTAGATAGCCTCAGTATGTGCCCGAAAAAGAGGTGATGTCATGTTCACAAAAGCTAATATCATCTGTTTAAGCTTTAGAAATGTTGAAGGGTAGACCATACATTTGGTCCGCAGTTGCAATTGCGAAAACTGACTCAGAATTCAATTAATGGAATAGAGAGTAGGTAGAACTAAAGTCTGGAACTGAGAATTTTTGGGTTTCTTAATTGACTGATCTTTCATTTTGGGGATCATCTTTACCTAATGCAGGTCCAAGGATAACTGTTCCAAGGAGTCTTAGGTGGGCTGCTTGTGGAGCTTTGACGATGAGCTCAAGCACAGCGTTGTTGGTTCGTCTCTTAAGTTGCCAATGTGAACCCCAGAATATAGCTGCTTTTGATAAGGGCGGTAAGGGGGAATGAATTTGTTTATCTTATATGTTCCACACTGTTTATCTAGATAGTTTTATTAGTTTATATGTCTCCCTTCGATATTCTTTTCTGTATTTCTCTTTTACGTCTtcgattttcctaattgcattttGTTGCAATTTAAAGGCAAAATCTCTGAGAAGCAAAACAAAAAAGGGCCGTCTTTGTTAATCACAACTTATGGTTACTACAACTTATGGTTGCAATTTAAAGGCAAAAGCTTTCTCTTTGTTAATGCAAATTTATGGTTCATTAACATATTTGTTTAGTATTGTTATTTGAGTAAAACACTGTATTTTCAATCTCTGATAAATCAATCACTCTATTATTTGTTTACTACAACACAAAGTTTACAATTGACAAATCATCTCTCAAGACcatctcacaaatcagagaacgTCTTACACTCTACTCATTGGAAGATCAAGTCCTCTGGTGAGACAACATGAAGTTATGTTCAGATATGGCAAGAATCAATTTAACTAATTTGGTATAGGGTGTTTTGGAAGAGGCATTCACATGAGAGAAGTTAACTTTCTACCAGAAGATGAACTTTATTCAACATGGTAAAATTGAACCCTCTTTTTTACGACCAACCATGCTCCTCAAGTGATTAGACAGGCGGTAGCAATCTGACAAGTGATCCGGGTAAATTTTTCCGCCGAGTAGATCACAAGTCCTGGGAGAAACCAAGTTAGAATACCCTTGAACGTATGAACAATTCCAAGCTGGTTGTTTGGTAACACTGAGTGTAATATTGGATAGGCAGATGTTGATGAAATTATCATCTTTAAGACCCTCCAAAAGCCCTGCAGTGCTGATATTTTCTCCTCTGACATCTTTTATGCTGATCTTTTCTATTCTGGGCAGGGCTTTCAAGTCATAAAATTCATCTGGGTGCTCTCCAAACTGTCCACTGAAACGAATGGCGATTCTTACATTGGTCAGAGTCAAGTCTGATATATAAACTTTCCTTATGTATCCTCCTCTTCCAGGGGCTGTCTTAATTCTGATACCATGGTCTGAATTAAAGAACCGCAGGCTATCTGCGTGAACATTTGATATTCCACCTGACATCTCACTTCCGATTGCGATTCCAGCGCCTAAACCAGTTTCTCCAGTCAGTCTACGTATTGTAATGTTGGAACTTGGACTTGCGTAAGAAATGCCGTACTCATCCCAACCACTTTTGATGGATATCAAATCATCCCCGGTGCTAATATAACAATCCTCTATGCAAACATTGTTGGAGGAGTCTGTATTCATCAAAATTTTACACGATTCAGAATTATATTAAAGTCGAGAAGAATAAAAACTAAATTCTCTTTTAGCTCAACTGTAACTGGGTATTAAATAGATAGAACCTAAAGCATTCAAAAGAAAAGCAGAAGAGTAAGTATAGAAAAGTCTGTTGAGTTAAAGTGGCCGACTCACCTGGATCAATCCCATCGGTGTTTGGTGAATCAAGAGGAGCAAGTATTGTGACATTCTGGACAAGAACTTGGCTGTTCATCCAGCAAAAACAATCTCAACTCTCCCCCTAATAGGCTAATACATACACATAAAAATCTCCACTTTCGTGCATCGTTTTTATAAGAGAAACTATGCAATACAATCCATTTCGGAGAGCACAAACCTGCAATAGACAGGGTGGATCGTCCAAAATGGCGAGTTCTTGAAGGTCAAGTTTGAGATCACCACTTCACTTGAGTTCATCAGCTCAACCAGATGCGGTCGAGTATAGTTCAGAGTTCCGTTTCTGAATCGGTTCCACCACACACTCCCTTGACCATCAACTGTTCCATTATCACCtgcaaaaaatgtaaaacattcttTGTCCTCAGCTGCCATGAATCAAGAGTGATAAACAAATCAGAAACCAATCAATGGCAACATAACTAAACCTGTAATTATAACATCAACCAGATTCTCTCCATATATGAGGCTTCGATGTCGTCCTCCAGGCAATTCCCTTCCTCGCCCATATGATGGCAGTGCATCTACAATTGGCCAGTCATCGGAGTCCTGAAACATATCAGATTCAGATTTACAATACAAATTTCATAGGGTAGTTATGACATGAATTTGAGTCACAAAATTATTCAAAAACAAATCGATCCTTTACTTCAGACATTGCTAATATCTCTATTTTCTGGCAAGTCTTCATACTCAGTTCAATTCACTTGGCTGAAAGTAGATTCATCTTATCTGCAATTAGTCTCATGTTCTAAAGCACAAATTATACTCAAGTCCAACCAGAAAAAATGTTGCTAATTTTGATGCATCATTTGAAACCCAATATGTTTTTACTGAAAGATGAACCACTTCCCAAAACACCACACATAACCAGACAATTTTAAACCAAGAGGAGCTAAGATGGAGTCTTTACCGTTGATCCAAGAATAATTGCTTCCTTATCTAACAACAAAGTAAGATGACTGATGAGCACAAATCCTCCGGTTAACCATCTCCCAGCCGGAACAAATAATTGAGCACCACCTTTATCAGCAAATGACTGAAGATAAAAGATAGCATTATGAAATGCTTTTGTATTTAGAGTCTTTCCATCTCCAACAGCACCAAATTCAGTGATAGTAACACTATGTGGTCGAACTTCTAGTGGAGTTTTCTGTTGACAATATGAAACATCTCCAGCAACCCATGTTACAAATGAAACAAGTACCAAAAGCACATCTAGCAGCTGCAAAAAACAATAGATCTCAGCTTTAGCTAGATCCCGCACAAGATCAGACAGGGTTGGTaaataaatgaagaaaaaaaacttacagTAATAGATCTCTTCATATGATTGAGATCTAACTCTTCCAGCTTCAACCCAACAAGACTGATGTTTTTTCACCTTACTCTTCActgatcaaagaagaagaaaaatgaataatTGGGTTGGTTTTGAATGAAATGTGATTAGATGGGAAGTATTTGAGAGACAGTAGCACCACCAAAATCATTGAAAGTGACGGTTTTTGCCCGCCAAAAAACAAACACTTCTGGCCCAAAACATGACCCAGCTTgtgtcatcaccaccaccaccaccttaatTCCACTTCAATCACtcaatatctctctctttctcaTGAAATTAGTCCAAACCCACAAAAGAATTCTATTCTAATTCAACAAAAAAGATCAAAGAAAATAGAAACTGGTATTGCAGCAATGATTCTATGAAGCTGGCATTTGTACTACTACTACTAATACTAGTTCTAGAAAGAGAAACAAGGAAATATTCAAAGACagatttttttttggttgttaATGAGAGATGATGATTAAGATATTGCAGTGGATTCTTCTGATTATGTACCCATAGATTGTAAATTCCGCCAAATATATTACTACGACTACATCAACTGTAAAAAATTTGATTTGCTCTGTTTTTGTTCTGTTTTTGTGATCGAGGAAATCTCAAAAAATATACTAAAAGAGAATGTACAGTAATAATTTATTTGATTTTATTAAGTTTCCACTGAAAACGGTCAAATTAATtatttaagagaaaaaaaaaaaactcttccgATTTTCTTTTTCTGACCAAATTACCCTTTCACAATTTTGGTATACTTAACTAGAAAAGGGACTGTATATATTTGTGATTGCGAACCGCAGTGGAAATTCCAGCGGTGTATAGGACCACATACTACTTTTGGTTGACTCtggaaaaaaaatgagaattgcaTAATTGGTGTACGTAAATGACAAAAGTATCCCGTTTGATCAAAGTATCAATTTCTTGACAAGCATCCTATGTTTAATCGCGGAGCATGGCATACCGGCAGGGTTCACCTTCTTGCTTTTCTCTTAATCATTTCCAACAGGAAATTTTCATCCAAGGTCTAGTGAGGGTGGTGCATATTAATACCAGTCTTAATTATTCACATCTTGACTTGGAAggtggcatggtattcatccatAATGATAATCCCCTAAATTTGCAGGATTGCGAATCTGTGATACAATGGGACCAATGGATGTCTAGGGCCTTTTCGTAAGCGAGGGCAAAATGGGTGTCTCAGTTGATGTTTAATTATCATTACTCAATAGTATTAATGAAAAACAACTCAAAATCCAAAGTTAATTCATGATTTTGACAGAAAAGAAAAAGGGTAATTTGGTCAAAAACGAGGAAAAATGGAAAATGTAAAAGGAACGAATAAATGAAAATGTTGAGAAAGAGGGGACAAGTTCCGAAGAAGGACAAGGGAAATTGGTAGTAATTGGTAAGTAGGCCTAGTAGGGTCATTTCTTGGGGTTTTGCTGTAGGCTTCCCAGTTAGGGATCCAATGCATCTTTCACCACAAACAGAACCACGCCGTTGTTTACAGTCGTTGTTGGACAATAACATCAGCATCTACAATAATGTATGTTGTCTGGCAGTTCCTATTCCGATAGGAATGACCGAATAGGGAGGTTTGACTGGCCACGAGGACAACCAAAACGACGATTCAGCTATGGGATAATAAGCAAATGAACCAATAGTTAGTTGAGCTGCCAAACAATGAATGACTGGGCGAATAAGTGTTGTCCGTCAGCCACAAAAGCTTGTTCGGTCATTATTTGACTGCCAAcagcttctttttttttccccttTGGAGAGTAAAGGCAGGATGCATAATAAAAAAACAGAACTACATAGGATAGTTGGAATGTTGCCCTCTTATTGTAGACTTTCCTTACAGTGTGAGCAAAAACGGATCTGAGAAATGCAGAAATCATGGTTGACTCGCTAACTAGGCCCAGttttatatatttctatgagtaTGACGTAGTTATCTTTACAAACGACATATAATTTTCGCACATGCTCGACATGAATGTAAATTAACCTAACCACTCTCTTGGTTCCTCTCTTTTCCCTGGAAATGCCTACTTGAATCCTCAAACTTTACCTTTTTCGTTGTAACTGGTAAGGTCTGACAAACGAAACCGATGAACTGTGAACATGTGTATGTTTACCCTATTTTTACAATAATAAAAGTTGGGTTTAGATAATCATATGATTGATGCTTGATCAATACAAAGCAAACTAACAAAGAGATCAAATATATGTGCTAATTAAATTCCCAACTCGACTAACTCCGGTAACAATATCTTAGCCCCATCTAGTTCAAGAGTAACAATTCAGTAGTTTTAATCATAATCAAACGATTAGTCAATGACCAACAATTTTGGATGAGTTTTTCAAACTACTAGGTTTCAGTTTCTTAAGCCTTCACAGATGAACAAAGCTTTTTTCGTACGATTTGTTCTCATGAAACTTCAAAATCAACGTTTTGGATGGGTAAGGTTAGGATACAGGTGAGTGTTGCAGGTGATATGAAAAAGAGAGCAAAAGACGAGAAGATTAGGTTGATTCATTTAAAGGAGGTCCCCATCCTATCTTATCCTCCATACTCAAGACAGTTTTGAAGTCTCCAACTACCAAACAGGGTTTATGGAAGGGATGAATATATTATAATTCTTCCCATAATTCTCTTATGTCTTCTATAACACAAGACGCATGAACTCTAGTTATTAAACATCCACATATTTCCATTGTAATAGATTGAGCAGTAATAGACACCACTGTTGGAATTCCAATGTCAGCATTCCACAACACCTAAATATTGTCATTCCTACAATCAGTTAATCATGAACCAAACTATAATGCATATTAGGAAGCTTGAGATTTTTACAGGATTCAGAACTTTTACTTTAAGAtcagtaataaaaactaaataaggACAAAAAGACTTTACTAAATTTCTAAGTTTGTCTTTGGCTTGAGGTCTCCTCAAACCTCTGACATTCCAGTAGAATACCTTTATTTAACATAATTGTGTTGAGAAGAGCTAGAACTTCTTTTCCCTTGTAAGTTTTTGCCACTTAAAATAGATGGTTGCTTTCTAGTTGTAATAATACTAGATTTTCTAATTCCCTGAATTTCATTATCTTTACTACTACAAAGTTCAGAAATTTTTACCACATTATTCATCGTAGGGGAACTAATAAGTAATAACAGCTTCCGCAATTTTTGAAGTATCTAAAGCAGGAAAATCTTTATAGGAGTGTAGAATTTCTTCATTCATATCCTATAGAATTTGAAACCTTCCAGAAGGTACATCTTCTTGATGAGTTAATTGAAAACCATTTGATTGAATTGGAAAAATTATAGCATCCAAAATTTCATCATCTGAATCCACAATTTGTTCTGGAGTTTTTTTTGTAGGACTAAATCAAATATCAAAACTACCTGTAACTTGTTATTTTACTTCTTTTGGTTGTATTATCCTCCATGTTTTTTAGGTGCAACTTGAGCCACTATTTTTTCCTTCTGCTGagtttgttcttttttctttgctCCACATTCTGCAACAAGATGACCCACTACGTTACAGTGATTATAGAATTTTGGTAATTTAGGTATATTAATTGTCTGCTTGAAATCATCATATTTAGATTTAACCAAAACACTGTTTGGAATATGCTTAGCCAGTCAGCCTCTACAAGGACACTAGCATAATAACCTACTTCTCTCTTTAAAGTTGTATCATCTACCTTAATTGGTCTTCCAAGAGCTTTAGCAATCTGTAAAATAATGTTCTCCTTCCAGTATTCAATACTCAATCCAGGAAATTGATCCCAGACAAAAGTTGTAGATAATTTTTGAGATTCAGGGTTAAAATTGGGTTTCCATTCCCTGATTTTCAGAGTTTGATCTTCAACACTTTTTTTTATCAGACAACAGCGAGAATTGAACCCCTAACCTATAACTTGGAGTTCAACCCCTAGCCAACTGGGCTAATCCAGACATAtttcttatcatcatcatcatccaactttattatataaaaaaaccTTCAACACCCAGTAACCATTCCAGACATATTtcttatcatcatcattatccaactttattatataaaaaaaactttACTTAAAGGTATGAGTTGAAGATTACATATGATTTTCCATTGTTTTCTCAAAGCCGATTTAGCAACTTCAGCAACTTCCAGTTTCAGTTTAACAAAATCTAAACGACCAATCAAACTAATTCTCCATTCATTTAAACTCTCATCCATAACATCATCAGGAATAAACAAAGATAATTCATCACCATCCATGTAACATTCTGATAGTTTAGAAATATCAACAGAAGAAACGCTTAAAGTAAATctaaatttttttgaatttgtttcaGAAACAGATACATTTATTGATCAATTTTTGTTGAAATTCGACATATTTATTAGAAATTAATACTCATAATCAACATGAAAAACACCACCGATTAGTGAATATATCTGAGAAAAACCTGAACTAATGAAGATGAAACGCAGAAAAcgagaagaaaacgaagaaaaatTAACCGAGTTGATCGCCAATTTGCAGACACTCTCTTTCCTCAACTTAGACCGATTTGTAGACACTCTCTTAACTAGAGATGCTCTTTTAACTGGGAACTTCAATCCCTGACacattgtgtcctagttgattgctggagtcatcctctattgacctaggtttcctctgagaaacataattaggtttatgacTGAAAGATCGACTTTACTtcggggattcgtgaagccaggtacgaTTATATTACCTTGATCCTAATCTTGattttatgttatcgaggttaTCATAATCTATTTCAGGCAGGATAGATAGAAATCGTAAAATTTTGTTTgccttagactttgtgattcttcaagatagatatctgaaactaTTTTCTattgataagttgaagatttttcttgaggGGTGGTAAAATATCCAGGGTTGTCATCTAAGTGGGTGTAAATGTTCCGGATTGTGAGGTTTGTTAACTTTATTTATTGAAAACAGATTTTCAAGCCTTAATCTTCGATCTAAAGAGAAATAAAATAGGCTTATGGAAAATTGGTATCAAAATTATTCACCGAGGTTaaagaaactcttaggatgtaaaggacgtcagttaagggaatcaattgtgtatatttttacgaggttcaagagacgtaaggatctggactgtaactgaatcgcttggaaggtggattcggtctcaaccatATTCCGGTCCAGAGTCTGATAGTAAGCTAGtatttgtagcggattaatacaatttggtgttcaaatatggatgaGGTCACATGGTTTTTCTACagatgcggtttcctcgttaacaaaacttcaggtgttttgtgtattttctttttcgaattatattgtttatctttatcatAGGATTTACTCAAGTAGTACGTATtaaatcttagtagatacgtcccTCTAATTGTGATTGATTATGAGACTTGTTTCTTggagaattcatatcttgaaagatagatagtTTATTACTTAGCAGAatttcgattggattatttggatacgactagattgactTAGATATTGACTTTTGGGATCGTCCAAGTAATGTTCttcacaatcaggttcacggactcctttgTCTATATATACTTATTGAAATATAGATATATAAACTCCATATACATATAGTCAAGGATTATTAAGTTGGTCTGCTTGAAATCGTATTGAGTTTTGTCCATGTAGGTTGACAAACGAAAAAATCGGTGGTGTACTTGGCACCCTTTCCTTTTCAAGAACATCATCATAAAATTACTCAGGAACTTCttaaaaaactataaaaaaattAGTGATGAAGTCCAATGTTATATAAACGTGAACAAGAAACTAACAATTATGGATTCCTATTTTAATAAGGAAACATAATATAGTGCTACACTGCTACTACATTGGTTGTTAAAATATATATTAGTAGGGTTTTTTTGGTAACTTAAaacttttattattttataaatttagcaAGATTATTAATTAAGCACACTTTCCCATGTCGAAACCGGCAGAAGATActattttgacgaattaaataaTTTATCGCTGATTAATTTAATGAAGTTCTACCGTAAAAGATCCAGGCTAATGTAACGCTATAATTATGTTCTTCGCGCACGGCAGCAGTACATGATATTTACCCTCGTACTAGATGATTGTATTCCCGCGGTAGGAAACACCCTGAAAAAATCTGGTGATTCTCTTACACAAGGAGATCATTATAGATGATTTAAATCATACCAAATCCTTTCCTTTATAAGACCTTCCATATATTCTATTTTCTGAAGAAAGTTTCTCCAAAACTCTTTTCCGATGAAAACTCTAACTTTCTAAGCGTCTCTCTGCTCGGATCAGCTCCTTTGGAGCATATCTAAGTAGAACAATCTTCAACCATACCTTGTTTCCTATTTTTTCTTCCATCTTTGTCATTTCCTATTTTGTGATTTGTTGTTGTTCCAAgatcttttgtttaatattttggtTGTTTTCTTCGGCACCAATCTCCATCAAAGTTGTAGAGATAGTTCTCATCTCCGGCAACTCAAGGAAAATCGTCTTTTATGcatgttttatattattttcacaaGTAGATTCAACTTTAACTAGTTTTTTTTCCTTCATTTGGGTTTAGTAGTCTTC encodes:
- the LOC113347051 gene encoding uncharacterized protein LOC113347051; this encodes MALRRVLGLSDGELMRADAKPCSRLMNHTAIVFTFGGAMSFWVLARLHYGPRITVPRSLRWAACGALTMSSSTALLVRLLSCQCEPQNIAAFDKGGKGE
- the LOC113347050 gene encoding probable polygalacturonase — translated: MKRSITLLDVLLVLVSFVTWVAGDVSYCQQKTPLEVRPHSVTITEFGAVGDGKTLNTKAFHNAIFYLQSFADKGGAQLFVPAGRWLTGGFVLISHLTLLLDKEAIILGSTDSDDWPIVDALPSYGRGRELPGGRHRSLIYGENLVDVIITGDNGTVDGQGSVWWNRFRNGTLNYTRPHLVELMNSSEVVISNLTFKNSPFWTIHPVYCSQVLVQNVTILAPLDSPNTDGIDPDSSNNVCIEDCYISTGDDLISIKSGWDEYGISYASPSSNITIRRLTGETGLGAGIAIGSEMSGGISNVHADSLRFFNSDHGIRIKTAPGRGGYIRKVYISDLTLTNVRIAIRFSGQFGEHPDEFYDLKALPRIEKISIKDVRGENISTAGLLEGLKDDNFINICLSNITLSVTKQPAWNCSYVQGYSNLVSPRTCDLLGGKIYPDHLSDCYRLSNHLRSMVGRKKEGSILPC